A section of the Sebastes fasciatus isolate fSebFas1 chromosome 5, fSebFas1.pri, whole genome shotgun sequence genome encodes:
- the rab3ab gene encoding RAB3A, member RAS oncogene family, b, with translation MASATATYGQKESSDQNFDYMFKILIIGNSSVGKTSFLFRYADDSFTPAFVSTVGIDFKVKTIYRNDKRIKLQIWDTAGQERYRTITTAYYRGAMGFILMYDITNEESFNAVQDWSTQIKTYSWDNAQVLLVGNKCDMDDERVVGGDRGRQLSEHLGFEFFEASAKDNINVKQTFERLVDIICEKMSESLDAGDPAVTGAKQGPQLTEQPAPPHQDCAC, from the exons ATGGCCTCAGCAACAGCGACCTACGGGCAGAAGGAGTCTTCGGACCAAAACTTTGACTACATGTTCAAGATCCTCATCATCGGCAACAGCAGTGTGGGCAAAACCTCCTTCTTGTTCCGCTACGCCGACGACTCCTTCACGCCGGCCTTTGTCAGCACGGTGGGCATCGACTTCAAGGTGAAGACCATCTACAGGAATGACAAGAGGATCAAACTACAGATCTGG gaCACGGCGGGTCAGGAGCGTTACCGCACCATCACCACGGCCTACTACCGAGGAGCCATGGGCTTCATCCTCATGTACGACATCACTAACGAGGAGTCCTTCAACGCCGTCCAGGACTG GTCGACTCAGATTAAGACGTACTCGTGGGATAACGCCCAGGTGCTGCTGGTAGGAAACAAGTGCGACATGGACGACGAGAGAGTGGTGGGCGGAGATAGAGGCCGGCAGCTGTCTGAACACCTCG GTTTCGAGTTCTTCGAGGCCAGCGCCAAGGACAACATCAACGTGAAGCAGACCTTCGAGCGCCTGGTCGACATCATCTGTGAAAAGATGTCCGAGAGCCTGGACGCCGGAGATCCCGCCGTCACAGGGGCCAAACAGGGGCCACAGCTGACAGAGCAGCCTGCTCCTCCTCACCAGGACTGTGCATGTTAA
- the LOC141767432 gene encoding mpv17-like protein 2: MLPRVGKEFVVRMQFNWRPLFQGRALLLTNTLSGGVLMAVGDIVQQSRENYKKPDRVRDWKRTGCMFTVGCSFGPMLHYWYRWLDGRFVGRTMKTVCKKVLVDQVVASPFLGMWYFLGMGVMEGHTLSEGWKEFKDKFLEFYKADCCVWPPAQMINFYFLSPKFRVVYINFVTLGWDTYLSYLKHRVDPPTELVLDSSVVDVQQEALPPSKPLEEKA, from the exons ATGCTTCCCCGGGTGGGTAAAGAGTTTGTGGTCCGGATGCAGTTCAACTGGCGGCCGCTTTTCCAAGGCCGGGCCTTGCTGCTGACAAACACCCTGAGCGGAGGAGTGTTAATGGCGGTGGGAGACATCGTGCAGCAGAGCCGGGAGAACTACAAGAAACCAGACAGAGTCCGAGACTGGAAGAGGAcag GTTGTATGTTTACGGTGGGCTGCTCCTTCGGTCCAATGCTGCACTACTGGTACAGATGGCTGGACGGACGGTTCGTGGGCAGAACTATGAAAACGGTGTGCAAGAAGGTTCTGGTGGACCAGGTGGTCGCCTCACCGTTTTTGGGGATGTGGTATTTTTTAG GTATGGGTGTCATGGAGGGACACACTTTATCTGAAGGATGGAAGGAGTTTAAAGACAAGTTCTTGGAATTTTACAAG GCAGACTGTTGTGTTTGGCCTCCGGCTCAGATGATCAACTTCTACTTCCTCTCGCCCAAATTCCGCGTTGTGTACATCAACTTCGTCACCTTAGGGTGGGACACCTACCTGTCCTACCTCAAACACAGA GTTGACCCCCCCACAGAGCTGGTTTTAGACAGCAGTGTTGTAGATGTGCAGCAGGAAGCGCTCCCACCATCCAAACCTCTGGAGGAGAAAGCTTAG